The DNA segment GTACAAGAGTGCTTCTTGGAATTCCAAATGTAATTCATGAATCTGTTCCCATTGGTAGGTCTGAGGAGGATAATGTTCCAATAAGATTTTATGGTAAACCAAAAGTTTATAGAGGGTTCTTAGATGATTTCTTGAAGCAGGTTAAGGGGTTCAATGTTGATTATGAAGTTATTGATTGGAAGCCTATGGGTCATGCTGATATGCTTGATTTCCTCGGTTTAGGTGATACTGTTAAGGCTGGTGAAGTGGCTACATCCAGATTCTACTACCTATTTGATGATCTCGTATGGCTTGATTTTGCATTACTCCTATATGCAATAGACTTCTTATCTCAACAAGGGTTTAAAGTGATTTTGACGCCATACATGCTTAGGAGATCTGCTTATGAAGGTGTTACCACCTTAAGTGATTTTGAAGAAGCTTTGTATAAGATTGAGGGTGAAGACCTATACTTGATAGCTACAAGTGAACATACAATTGCAGCTTACCATATGAATGATTTACTGGATGAAAATAATCTTCCATTGCTCTATGCTGGTGTTAGTGCATGTTTTAGGAAGGAGGCTGGAGCTCATGGTAAAGATACCAAGGGGATCTTTAGAGTTCATCAATTTAATAAAATTGAGCAATTCGTTTTCTGCATGCCTGAAGATTCATGGAATTGGATTGAGCGGCTAATTGGGAATGCTGAGAAGCTTTGGAGTGGTTTAGAGATTCCATATAGAGTTGTGAACATATGTTCTGGGGAATTGAGCGCTGTTGTTGCTAAGAGGTATGATTTGGAAGCTTGGATGCCTGCTCAAGGTAAGTATAGGGAGATGGTTTCATGTAGCAATTGTTTGGATTGGCAGAGCTATCGTCTCAACATTAGGTTTCAGAGGAAGGGGGAGAAGGGGTTGGAGAGGGGATATGTGCATACACTTAACTCTACAGCTATTGCTTCCACTAGGGCTATAACTGCCATATTGGAGAATTATCAAGAGCCTGATGGCTGTGTAGTTATACCTAAAGTTTTGAGGCCTTACCTTGAAATGTTCAAGAAGGCTCCTAAGGAAGTTATACATCCAGTTAAGGGTAAAGTGGAGAAAAGGTAATTTATGTAAAAATTAGTTTTTAATTATCTTTACTTTTATGGCATGTACTGAGCATGATATGCATGGATCGTAATTCCTCACTATCATCTCCACCATCAACTGTGCTTCATCCATTGGCTTGCTAATTATTTCTGGAATTTGCATTAGTATATCTTGCTCGATGTGTGCCAAGTTTTGTGTGGTTGGAGCTATTATCCTTGCCTTCTCCACGTACCCTTCACTATTTATCTCATATGAGTGATACAGTATCCCCCTAGGTGCTTCTGTTACTCCACATCCCCATCCAGCTTTAACTTTCCCCTCTATGTATGGCTTCTCCGGCTCTCTATATTCATCTATAAGTCTCTCTATTTCTAATGTTGAATGATATATCTCTGCCGTCCTAGCTATTATGCTTTGATACGTATTCACTAAAGGAGCTTTAAATCCATATGCTTCCAATACATCTCTCACCTCCCCCCTTAGAGCTTTGTAGTTATTGTTGAATCTTGCTATTGGACCAGTTACATATGCCCCCCTCCCCTTTATTCTGCACCTTAGCGATGTGGAGTATGGTACTTGGAATTCTTCTATGTTATCTTCAAATTCTTCTTCGGATATGTTTATCCCCTTATTGGACACAATCCTTCCGCCTATGGTTGGGTATTCCCCTTCGGGGTCTTGTAGTGATAGGTATTCGTAGTCACATTTTATTTTAGGAATTTCTAGCTGGAGTATCCACTCTAATAATTCTTTTGCAATTTCTTGTTTATCTTTGCATTCCCTCTTGATGTCTTCAAGCTCTTCCCTCCTTATTATCCTGTAGAATCCTCCAATTCTGCATGAAACTGGGTGTACTGATCTTCCTCCAATTTTTTCCATAACATAGTTTCCGAAGGCTTTCAGCTTTAGTGCTTTTCTAACTATTTCCGGCTTTATTTTTGCCAATTCTATTACGTCGTTTAGTTTCATGAAGTCTGGTGCATGTAATAGGAATACGTGTAGTGCGTGGCTGCTTATCCACTCCCCAAATAGTAATGTTTTCCTTAGATTTTGAATTTCCTTTGGAATATTTATTTCAAGTATCTTTTCCATTGCTCTGCTACTGCTGTATATGTATGGTACTGGGCATATTCCACATATTCTTGCCACAAAATCTGGTACTTCTAAATATTTTCTTCCCTTTACGAAGGCTTCGAAGAATCTTGGTGCTTCAGTTATTTCCACTTGTATCTTCTTCACATTTCCATTTTCCACTACTATCTCGACCCCCCCTTCGCCTTCCACCCTCGTTAACGGTTTTATGTTTATTTCCATAATTTTATTCATACTTCTCCACCACTTCCTTGAATTCTGGTCTCCAGCATTCAAATTTCTTGAATAGGAATGAGATATCCTTCTTGCTCAATTCTTTCTCCATGAATTGTTGTGCTAGTTTTGTTGTTTGTGGTAGGTCTGACGGTCCATAGCATGCGTAGCATGGTCTTTGGAAGCTTGGGCATATTGCTCCGCATCCAGCCATTACCACTGGTCCTAGGCATGGTTCCCCCTTCGCCACTAGTATACATGTATACCCCTTTATTTTGCATTGTATGCATAAGCTGTGTGTGGGTAGAAATGGTTCTCTTCCAATTATTATTTGACTTAAAACCCATAGTAATTGCTTCCTGTTTATTGGGCATCCTCTTATTTCGAAATCAACCTTCACATGTTCTGATAGTGGTGTGGATTTCTCCAGAGCTTTTATCCATTCTGGATTTGGATATACGATCTTCTTGTATTCTTCAAGTTGAGCCCAGTTTCTAAGGGCTTGTATTCCACCTGCAGTGGCGCATGATCCTATTGCTATCAAGTACTTTGATTCCTCCCTTATCTTATGTAATTCCTCAAGTTGTTCCGGTGTTGATACGCTCCCCTCCACGAGGGATATGTCGTATGGTCCTTTCATGAGCTTTCTTGAAGCCTCCACAAAGTATGCTATTTCAACTTTACCCGCTATCTCCAGTAGTTCTTCTTCTAGGTTTAGTAGTTCAAGTTGGCATCCGCTACAACTTGCAAATTTGAATATTGCAATTTTCATATGTATTTCACCTCGAAGTACCTCTTTATTTTTGAGTATTGGAATACTGGGCCATCTCTACATATGAAGAATGGTCCAACTTGACAGTGTCCGCATTGCCCTATACCGCATCTCATGCGCCTCTCCATGGATATGTATATTCTTGATGCATCTAGCCCCTTCTTCTCCATAAGATCTTTCACTGTGAATTTCATCATTATTTCTGGTCCACATACCATTGCTATGGTGTTTTTCGGATTCACCTTTACTTTTGGTATTAGTGTTGTTACAACCCCCACATTCCCAGTCCATTTCTCATCCCCCTTATCCACTGTTACATGGAATTCGCAATCTTCTATTTTGCTATATTCTTCGAATTCCCTTCTGTATAGTAGGTCTTGCGGTGTTCTTGCACCATACAATATTATCAACTTACCATATTCTGATCTATTTCTCTTAACTTCCATTATTACTGGTCTTAGTGGGGCTAATCCTATTCCGCCAGCAACTATCAGTATATCCTGCTTTCTACTTCCATTTAATGGCCATGCGTTTCCATAAGGCCCCCTTAAACCAATTATTTCTCCCTCCCTCATTTTACTCAGCATTCTGGTTACTGCCCCAACAAACCTTATTGTGTGCATAATTTCCCCATTCTCTATTCCACTAATAGCGACTGGTATCTCTCCTCCCCCATAAGCATAGAGTATGTTGAATTGTCCAGGAGTCCCCTTAATTTCATCTTCTAATGGCTTTATATGGTATGTGTATATGTCTTTCGTTTCCTGCGTTATCCTACTTATTAATGCTTTTTTCAGTATATATTCCTTGTAAACCATCATTTACACCCCCCAGAAGCTTTTTTAACGTTTTCCCTTATGTCTATTCCAGCTGGGCACCAAGTTATGCATCTTCCACATCCAACGCATCCAAATATGTCAAATTGCTTTTTCCAGTATGAGAATTTGTGTAGCATCCATTGTCTATACATTGCCCATATTTCAGGTCTGAAGTGTCCTCCAGCAACTTCCGCATATTTGTATGTGAAGCAGCTATCCCAGTATCTCACTCTGTCCACGTATTCGTCTAGATGTGATTCATCATATATGTCGAAGCAGAAGCATGTTGGACATACCATTGTGCAATTTCCACATGCAAGACATTTCTCAGATAACTCTTTCCATAAGTTTTCGTTTGCAATGTTTATTTCAAGTTTTTCCGGTAGGTTTATTGTTGTGAATTGTGCTTTTGCTTTTTCATATGCTTCATCCATCAATTTGATGAATTCCGCTATAACTTCATTTGATGCTGGTTTTAAAGTTTCCAATCCCTTCAATATTTCCTCCCCCTTAACGCTTCCAGCTTCAAATAATACTTTACCATTTATTCTTGTGTATGCTATGTCGAAGTTTTCAGTGATTCTGGGACCTGTTCCCATCGTGGCGCAGAAGCATGTTTTCCCAGGTTTTGTGCAGTTTTCCACTATTATCGTTATCTTCTCTCTTTGGGCATTATAGTATGCGTCTTTATTCCATGTGAACGTTTTATCCATAACTCTTATTGCTGCTGCATCGCATGGTTTTATGCCAAAAAACACGATTTCTTTTGGATCATAATTGTATGGTTTTATTTCAAGTCCTTTTTCTACCCTAATTATTTTTAATGTTGGTGGATGTAGATATCTCTTTGGTGAATCGAAACCATGTCTAAAGAAGTTTCCTTGCATTAATCTGTATTTGCCAGGTTCTTGGTAATCCTCCACCCTCCTCGGTATTTCATCGTAATTATTTAATTCACAGTATCTTATGGCGATTTCTCCATCTTGGATCTTTGGTCCTATTATCATTGCTTTACCTTTAAATTTGTTAAAGAGCGTTTTTAGATCGTTTTCAGCACCCATCATGATGCTGCTCTTCATTGATAGCCCCTCTATTCCCATAGATTTTATTCAAACCCCTTTACGTCATCATTAATATAACATTTTCCATTAGCTACTTCTTTTACACCATTTGAGTTGCTCGATGTAATTTGTATTGAAGCTGAAATCTTCCCATATCAACTCTATAATTGATACTTGTTTTGCTGATATTGCAATTTCCATTCATAAGGTTTAACTTTAGTTTTCACAATATCTATTTATGGACTTTCAGTTTAGGGTGATATTGCTTGTCTATTAATATAAGCATATTTCTGTTATTTGTTTTCACAGTCTTCCTTGGATATTTGGGGAACCTATTTTATGTTAAAACTAAGATTCCAGATGTGATTTGGCTTTTACTCTTCGGTTTTATTATTGGTCCAGTATTTAAATTGTATGATCCTGAACCATTTATAAGGGCTTCTCCATTCATGAGCATAATAGCTTTATGTATAATCCTATTTGATGCTGGTATAAATATGGATTTAGATACTTTCATTAAAGTCTTTTCCAGAAGCTTACTTTTAGCATTCATGTACTATTTTGTGAACATGATTTTTGTTGCAGCTCTCTTATATTCTGTTCTTAGTGGTTCTATAAGTTTTCTAAATTGCCTACTTCTAGGTGCAATGTTGAATACTAGTCCTGTAACTCTTTCAAGTCTCTTCCATTCACTTAAACGTTTAAATTTTGATTTTAAGGATGTGGAGAATACCCTATTAT comes from the Candidatus Methanomethylicota archaeon genome and includes:
- the serS gene encoding serine--tRNA ligase, whose translation is MWSMLYLLRNNPDRIKASQRARGLDESVVDKALELDLRWRRTLTRVNELRREHNKISREIANLSGEERVKKLEEARKLAERIEAEEKILRELEEERTRVLLGIPNVIHESVPIGRSEEDNVPIRFYGKPKVYRGFLDDFLKQVKGFNVDYEVIDWKPMGHADMLDFLGLGDTVKAGEVATSRFYYLFDDLVWLDFALLLYAIDFLSQQGFKVILTPYMLRRSAYEGVTTLSDFEEALYKIEGEDLYLIATSEHTIAAYHMNDLLDENNLPLLYAGVSACFRKEAGAHGKDTKGIFRVHQFNKIEQFVFCMPEDSWNWIERLIGNAEKLWSGLEIPYRVVNICSGELSAVVAKRYDLEAWMPAQGKYREMVSCSNCLDWQSYRLNIRFQRKGEKGLERGYVHTLNSTAIASTRAITAILENYQEPDGCVVIPKVLRPYLEMFKKAPKEVIHPVKGKVEKR
- a CDS encoding Ni/Fe hydrogenase subunit alpha: MNKIMEINIKPLTRVEGEGGVEIVVENGNVKKIQVEITEAPRFFEAFVKGRKYLEVPDFVARICGICPVPYIYSSSRAMEKILEINIPKEIQNLRKTLLFGEWISSHALHVFLLHAPDFMKLNDVIELAKIKPEIVRKALKLKAFGNYVMEKIGGRSVHPVSCRIGGFYRIIRREELEDIKRECKDKQEIAKELLEWILQLEIPKIKCDYEYLSLQDPEGEYPTIGGRIVSNKGINISEEEFEDNIEEFQVPYSTSLRCRIKGRGAYVTGPIARFNNNYKALRGEVRDVLEAYGFKAPLVNTYQSIIARTAEIYHSTLEIERLIDEYREPEKPYIEGKVKAGWGCGVTEAPRGILYHSYEINSEGYVEKARIIAPTTQNLAHIEQDILMQIPEIISKPMDEAQLMVEMIVRNYDPCISCSVHAIKVKIIKN
- a CDS encoding oxidoreductase yields the protein MKIAIFKFASCSGCQLELLNLEEELLEIAGKVEIAYFVEASRKLMKGPYDISLVEGSVSTPEQLEELHKIREESKYLIAIGSCATAGGIQALRNWAQLEEYKKIVYPNPEWIKALEKSTPLSEHVKVDFEIRGCPINRKQLLWVLSQIIIGREPFLPTHSLCIQCKIKGYTCILVAKGEPCLGPVVMAGCGAICPSFQRPCYACYGPSDLPQTTKLAQQFMEKELSKKDISFLFKKFECWRPEFKEVVEKYE
- a CDS encoding FAD/NAD(P)-binding protein → MMVYKEYILKKALISRITQETKDIYTYHIKPLEDEIKGTPGQFNILYAYGGGEIPVAISGIENGEIMHTIRFVGAVTRMLSKMREGEIIGLRGPYGNAWPLNGSRKQDILIVAGGIGLAPLRPVIMEVKRNRSEYGKLIILYGARTPQDLLYRREFEEYSKIEDCEFHVTVDKGDEKWTGNVGVVTTLIPKVKVNPKNTIAMVCGPEIMMKFTVKDLMEKKGLDASRIYISMERRMRCGIGQCGHCQVGPFFICRDGPVFQYSKIKRYFEVKYI
- a CDS encoding 4Fe-4S dicluster domain-containing protein codes for the protein MKSSIMMGAENDLKTLFNKFKGKAMIIGPKIQDGEIAIRYCELNNYDEIPRRVEDYQEPGKYRLMQGNFFRHGFDSPKRYLHPPTLKIIRVEKGLEIKPYNYDPKEIVFFGIKPCDAAAIRVMDKTFTWNKDAYYNAQREKITIIVENCTKPGKTCFCATMGTGPRITENFDIAYTRINGKVLFEAGSVKGEEILKGLETLKPASNEVIAEFIKLMDEAYEKAKAQFTTINLPEKLEINIANENLWKELSEKCLACGNCTMVCPTCFCFDIYDESHLDEYVDRVRYWDSCFTYKYAEVAGGHFRPEIWAMYRQWMLHKFSYWKKQFDIFGCVGCGRCITWCPAGIDIRENVKKASGGCK